TTCATCACTTCCCCCCTCCTTCTCTTTATCCTCACATCTGCTCACTGCTCGCTCAATCACTTGGTCAGACTGATCCTGTCACCACAGCAATGCTACATGCACAGTCGCTGGGGGTGTCCACTCGGCACCATATGACCCGTCACGTGGTTAGCCAGTTCAGGTATGTCAGTGGCCCCTGCACTGAGTGAAGAATGGTTACAATTAAGCTAATTTTGTCCTCTCAATGAAAATATCTCAACCAAGTTTTGTATAACATGCCTTGTTTATTCACTTTCTCTGTAGGAAGCTTAAGAAATCAAGTAATGATGTAACAGAAGGTCTGAGTGCTCTAAAACTGGAGGAATCATCAGGAGTGACTCAGACTCAGAAACTCTCTACACTGGAGAAGATCTTTTCTTTCAGCTCATCACACCCAACAGAGTTTCCACAAACACACTGCCAACAGTTTACAGAGCAACTGAAAGACCTGCCAGCAGGTAACACACTCAGCTGCTTAtataactttacattttttcccCACAAAGTCTTCTATCGAAAGATGTCATTTTGGAATCGGTTACATCTAAGCATTTATGAATACCACAGAGATGACACAGACTTGTTATTGTTGTCATAGGAATAACTGTGTGCATGCTCTCGCTTGTGGGGGTGTATCCTGATGAGATTGGCACCACTATTCTTCTGACCAGACTGCAGCGAGACTCCGCACCAATAACAGTTAGAATCCCTACTACAGACAGAGAGGTATACATGTTACCACAAGCATGTGTTCTGTTATgcttaaggtctttgcacatacagtccgaaaatATCTTATGCAGATTTTTGTATTGGCGACAGGGCCGGCTCCAGGCATGGGCAGGGTTGGGCTGAGCCCACCTAAACATCTGTCTTGCCCACCCAATGagagtaaaaaaacaacaccaAAAATTGCAGTATTTTCTATTGGTTGAAAGCAACGTCACTCTTCACTCACAGAGTGGCTTTAGTTTGTAACAGAGATGCTGGTGaaagcaaaataatttttagGCACACTGCATGCTGGTtttgagtttattataaacCGCATGTAAAATGAATTATGCAGTAAAATCCGAATAATTTATTATTACGGGTCACGCAAGCGGTAATATTGACAAACAGCTATTATTTGCTTGCAATATTTAGGCTAAATTTTTACTTATCGACCATCGGGAATGAACGAAAGATCCAGCTTTTCCAATAAATCTATCTCCTACCATCTCAAACACCTCAAGGTTGTAGCAAAACATTGTGCAGTTTAGGTGCACTTCGCGCTCGCGGACCTCATAAACAACAGAAGATATGATGTAAAGTTCACTGTGCAGTGAAATCAGAGGTTTTTGCAAAAATTAAACAGAAGTCAGTGATTTTTCACTGATGGGGAATGTTCTTAGCCCGCTTTCTATAAAGGCttctatttatttacataaccACTTTATCAATGcgtaaaacatcaaaaaaatcaaacaaacacaatttatttaaagggcTATAATCaccaataattatttttgttttaatcttgcagtcttctgtaatgaatgtctgttttacatatttataacatcataaataatttcAATCCTGCATGTATTGAAGTCATATATTACATTGTGTTGTCACCgaacagcaatatgaaagacAGAGCATGataataaattcatttaaaaaagcaggGTTATTTCATAAAtgatcttttttactttttctaataCACGTAGACCTACAAACAGtagatttgtgttgtttaaaactaaataggaagttgtttatttttttgcaatatttcAGTTTTCTCCAGTTCTTTTTCGGCAAATAAatccacaaaaaaataacatttttttatgaaatttgagGGGAAATGTTGTCAGAcgttcacagaaataaacaaaaacgaaaattttaccaaaacacattcttatcttatcagaaaaaaataaaaaaaggtttaaatggTTTCTTCATCTTTTTCCGGTTGGGGTATATGCCCACCCAGGATACCTGCTAGCCCACCCTTCTGCACCTGAAAAGAACAGGGCCTGATTGGCGCCAGTGTCTCTGAATAGTCAAAATGCTTGAAACAGATTCGAAAGAtcaggcagtgtgtaaatgtgatcgtatttttttttttttaacgtgtGGAAATTTCAGACATAATTTGCAATGGCCTTTACTGTTTGGACGTATGACAATCCTGCATCACAATATTAACATTGaataaagttttaaatgcactacgttaaaatgtttaaatacattctTTAGCGTTCGGTTGCCGTGCTGTTGATGGAGATGGATGGAGTGTTGAAAGGGCAAAAGGAAGTGAGCGGGGTGGCAGAAAAATCCCAGTGGTGGGAGGGACGGAAGGCTTTGGATGCTCGTGTGGAGGTAAGTCTATATTTATTGGAATGAACAAGAATAATGTTGGATGTTTTGAAGTTGGTATTTGATGGGATTGATATGTATATTGAGATGTGATAATTTTCCCTCATCAGAAATTGCTAGAGGAAATGGAAGAAGCTTTAGGGGTGTGGCGAACTTTACTCCTCCCTTTTAACTCTGATCCTGAGCTTGAAATTCAGATTAAACGTTTCCAACAGGCACTGAAAGGAACAAAGATCACACAGGAGATACTCAAGGTATGTGGTGACAATTCTGTAGAAATGGACACAgtgaatttaaagggacagttcacccaaaaataaatttctgtcatcatttacttacctttaagttgatccaaatctacatacatttctttgttctgatgaacacagagaaatatatttgaagaatgcttgtaaccaaacggttcttggaccccaatgactaccatagtaggaaaatattttgaagaatgtaggtcaGAAAACCGTTCTGGGTcaacattcgtccaaatatctttctctgtgttaaaccaaaaaaagaaatgtatacaagtttggaacaactagagagtgagtaattcatgacagaattttcatttttgggtgaactatccctttaagtggtTTCTTCAAACCATCTGTAGAGCACTGATATCTGTTTAGGGTTTATATGTGGTCTTATATCATGTGCTTCATGactctcatcatctctcttaAGGTGGTTCTCTCAGCATCCCCACTCCTCTCCCTGCCTGACCTACAGTCTCTTGTGGACGGGTCGGGTCTGCAGGACAAGGACTTCCTGAGGCTTCTGCAGGGGGTTGTGGCTGAACTGAGGGGGAGGGAGGAGCCACAGGGACATACAGTTCTTATCTTGGACAAGGTGGGTTGTCAAGTCACTTCTGTGTAATATTTACTGGATTAGTATtacatttgaaatgcatttacGCAGTGTTACATGCAAGTTGCTATTCATGTTGAGAGGAGTTTATGGCTTGTTTGTTGGTTTCATcgatcaaaatattgttttcttcagTACATGCAAAAATTGCCATGGGAGAACATCACTTGTCTGAAATCTCGCTGTGTCACTCGCATGCCATCTTTACATGCGGTACTTGGTCACAGTCATCTTAAAGAGGTATCAATCTGTTACCTATACAAGCACGCACAGAATATTTATCACATATGCATAAACAAATCCACTTTCCCCTCGAATCcttcaaatgatttgttatctTTTACCAGATGGATTCAAGCTGTGCCTTGTCTTCTGGTGTGAATCCTAAGCAAGTTTATTATGTGCTAAACCCAGATGGGAACCTGCCTGACACTGAGACGCGCTTTAAAGACTGGTTTACTGGGTAAGTTTCAAATGCATGCAAACTGGCAGTCACAATTGCGTTACTGATCCAGCGTACAGTTTGGCATCTGTCCTGTCTGTGATTGGCTAGTGAACGGGGGTGGCAAGGTGTTTGTGGAATTGCTCCTGATCCAGATAAACTACAAGAGGCTGTCGCCACCAAAGATCTCTATATGTGAGTAATACTGTTAAAGACATCATCAACTTTATACAAAATAAGGAAAAATTTGCTTGACAATATGTATTTGTGCCTTATTTGTGCAGATACATAGGTCATGGAGCAGGAGCTAGATTTCTGGATGCTCAGAGGGTTTTGAAAGGGCCTGTGCGGGCAGCGGCTCTGCTGTTTGGCTGCAGCAGTGCTGCTCTCAGTATACTTGGCAACCAGGAGGGAACAGGGATCATTCTCAGCTACCTGACTGCTGGATGGTAATGTACACATTAATGtcctaaaatatttatttagagtCTATTGTGGAGTCAGttgtcaaaataaattttctttattaaaggaataatCCACCCAAATTTTGGGTGGAACCATTCCCTTAAATATATTGCGTTATCAATCAATATTTCTTCGATTTTTGACTACTCTAGCCCATTAGTACTTGGTAACCTGTGGGATGTAACGGATCGTGATTTGGATCGCTTCACGTCAGCTCTTCTTCAGTCCTGGCTGTCTGCTGGCCCTGGATCCTCACTTCTTCAGCATTTAGCCCAGTCGCGTAACGCCACACACCTCAAACATATAATCGGTGCCGCGCCGATTGCATATGGATTGCCTGTGTACATTCACTAACTCTGGTTTTAATTACAAATTTTATGCACAAgtatagtttattttaatgaatgatatttGGTCGCTTATTATTTAAAGTTGAGCTCtgttgtataaaatacatttcattgaGGGAAATATAGGACCAAACAAATTGTCAAGGAGTTCAATCAAAGTGTTTTACTTTGTTAAATGTTCTCATAATTTGTCACGGTGATAGTTTtgtcatatttatgtttttctcaTGGCCTTATGATTTGGTTTTCTCATAACTGTTTTACAAAATTGTTTAATTGACATTTGTACAAGTACGCTTGtatttttatcacattacatttttatttcctgtgtttttaaattatatagaatgctgctttaaaataaaatgctttcatGACAGATTCCCTGACTATTccaattattttgatttcataTGGTGTGGCAGTGATGATAAAGACTTAATGTAGTTCACAATGTAAGGATCTAAAGAGGGTGTGTGCATTCTGGTCTCATTAAAAACTATTTCCAGCAACAGAATATTAATCTAAACGCAATTGAAAGTAGTAGATGTactaataaatcatttatgaacaaatgtatatatttgagTTATAAATAGTACACAATTGGCAAAAGAAAGtatattgtgtgtatatatatatatatatatatatatatatatatatatatatatatatactgtatttagaaCATAGGGCAgggtttttcaaacttttttgtcaGCTGAACCCCTTTGACATAAATTATTTACTAGAGGTACACCCTGagataaaacaatatttttattacatctgaatattaaaaaaaaagttttatatagtattttatataaccattgttgtttttcacctttaacatttctttgcaattttacatttttctctcgAAGTAATGGAAATGCACTAAAATGTTGATCAAAATGATTGTCTTGTAATATGGTGGTAATAAGGTTGTTCTCACAGTCTTCAAAGCCTCTTTGAAGTTTAAGCCAGATATGTGTTAAATCCTTTTTCTGTACAGAAATGTGTCACTTTGGGGTAACGTTATGTGCATCTCTATATTGTTTatctttattggtttatttctaatataatctcacaaaaacaaatctaatGTTAGTTTTCTTGTTGAGACATATGTTTTTGCGCTGTTAACGTTACCATACCAGcaagtgtttttttccattcaAGTAATCTTCCATAGCATAGGCTTAAGGCGATGTCCGAATCGTTTATTTgagcaatatttgtttttgatgaCCCCTCAGTACAAAATAATTGGGCAACAAGGCAAACATCATAGTTGTTAATACgagttttattaataacaaaaatgctCACAGTAACGTGTCCTGTATTTGCCCCTCATGATTTGACTATACTGCAAACATGGTCAAATttagttatttgtttttcaactAATGCTATTATTTCAGCCTCACGATACCTTTGTCGGAGTGAAACACCTCCTTATGAAGGGAGCAAACGCTACAAGTCCAGAAGTCATTTGACCCAGTCTGATCAGGAGTCCTCACCTGTGTCAGCATCTAACATCAGTGGCGATGAAAAGCGAGGTAACGTCAAGTCACTGTACAGGCCCATGAGAAGAACGCTGAGAAACAGAGCGACTTCCATGCCGCTGCAGGTAAGACTGGGTTTAcggtaaattaaataaattgtgaGTCTATTAACATATCTAATCTATGTTAGTCGTGAGTGAAAATGAGATTGAGACTGTTGCTCAGTTAGTTTTTtatcattgcttttattttactcTAACACGTTGTCTCCTTAAAAGACTGCAATATTTACAAGGTCCCAAACTGGGGGAAGCTGTATTTGGCACTGTGTATGTTGGGACCCGCATATCCAATTGATTGGAAGCCGTTCTCTcccccttttaaaatatttttttatttcagtattcAATAAACCATAAAGCAACGGAACAGTTTTTACACTCAAAGACCTTTCACATTAAACGCAGACATCTTGTCACGAAACGTGTGGTGATAgaggagaacccaaatgcaggcagcggtacggggtaacaaaatatctttataaaacacaacaaaaacccacaatggggtaaaatacaggggataaacaaagacagccaaacaggaacaaaaaaaaaaaaaaaaaaaaaaaaaaaataaaaaaaaataaaaaaaaaaaaaactcacgtagggtaacaaaaactctcaggaacagagtgctggggcagaaacgctgggacacaaCGTAAGGATAAATCCTGGGTACAGCAGTTCAGACAAGCAAAGTTACAAGTATGTAtaagaacaaacgagcacatGACAGAATACAAGGGCaataaatagggagacgaacaaaggataattaacaataggcaggtgtgggtaataaaacactcaagggaagctaacgaggagacgagaggggcggggccatagacgagacacgagaaggagcatgaaagccaaaatctaagccatgccatgtccttctcacacaaaaccctagacttagtcatgactccgctgcaagaataagaataaacatgacatgatagcggaatcatgacataagccccccctcaaatgaacacctccaggtgttcaccaaggggtaactaacaagacaagacagactgggtaacagacaaaaaccaacagaacattgaaaacatgattaggggcatacaagaaataataacaaacgggttggggtgagacaataaaaataacaaacaagggagggggggtggggacAAACAAGAGTACCTAGGGGGCAGTCCAAAAGGGTaggggctgggtggggaagtcctagcccgtGGGGGCAcgccagagcgcggagccccagaGGGCTTGACAGGGGAAGTCCTTggaggaactgtcctagtcccctgctgGACTGCCGGAACGGACCatggctggagaggcccgggagtgccggacgggaccggctggagaggcccgggagtgccagacgggaccggctggagaggcccgggagtgccggacgggaccggctggagaggcccgggagtgccggacgggaccggctggagaggcccgggagtgccggacgggaccggcccgggagtgccggacgggaccggctggagaggctggagaggcccgggagtgccggacgggaccggcccgggagtgccggacgggaccggctgggcagccgggcttgacggcggcggcccCCTCCTATGCTTCCTTGAACGGACCACAGGGCATGTGGACGGCTGTAGAGAAGCGATAGGGAGACTAGAGAGCCTCACCATCCCAGTGGTCAGAACCCGGTCCTCCGGGATAGAATCCAGGTGGGAATGGGAGGAGTCCTGCGGGTTGCTGCAAGCGAGATCCTCTACCAGATCCTGGAAAGACCCCCGGATCATCCTCTCCCGTTCCTCAGGCAGAGGAGGACTGACGAGGCCAGCGAGGAAATAAGAGTTCAGTAGGACCTCTGGGAGACAGCCCCGCCTAGCCACCGATCCCCGTGCATATTCATCCAGGGTCCGATTACCCTGGGGAGGAAAAGGGCCGTTGCCTTTCTGGACCTCATTGTAGCTTGACTGCCACCAAGTCTGGGACGAGTtactgcctgctgggttcattATTGGCTTGTTTGTTCTGTCACGGAACGTAATGAGATGgaggagaacccaaatgcaggcagcggtacggggtaacaaaatgtctttataaaacacaaaacaaaaacccacaatggggtaaaatacaggggataaacaaagacagccaaacaggaacaaaaaaaactcacatagggtaacaaactgtaacaaaaactctcaggaacagagtTCTGGGGCAGAAACGCTGGCACACAACGTAAGGATAAATCCTGGGTACAGCAGTTCAGACAAGCAAAGTTACAAGTATGTAtaagaacaaacgagcacaggacagagaatacaagggcaataaatagggagacgaacaaaggataattaacaataggcaggtgtgggtaataaaacactcaagggaagcttacgaggagacgagaggggcggggccatagacgagacacgagaaggagcatgaaagccaatatctaagccatgccatgtccttctcacacaaaaccctagacttagtcatgactccgctgcaagaataagaataaacatgacatgatagcggaatcatgacatatcTCTAGTTCAGTGACATTGCTTTTTGCTCTGCAGGTTGCTGTCTCAGGAATCGGCAGATAAGGTGGAGGACCCTGCAACTGTAAGTTCCATTTTTAAtcagtttatttaacatttacagtgaccccaaaaaaattctgacACACTATGCATGTAACTAATCATTAATTATTAAGTATTAATGTAATACCCTTTACTAATGTTGTACTAATTGATTGGACCTGTCTGAGTGTATGTCCCCAAATGCTCTGCCCTGAACGTAAAGCAGCTATGCCTATATGGTTAGAAAGGTAACTTGGCTGTATCTACTAGCAACTGTGTGTAACTCTTATGAGAAGTTAATAGTAATCTGACtttattctgttctgtttttacaacgaaattattttgttatcttGTTTTTGTTACAGATGAATGAGGCAGATGCTTTAGCTAGGTCCTTTTGAAATTTTACCATGGCGAGGacatatgtttgttatttgtaatggttttataaCCTTccctatttttttaaacagctcTAGGTTTCTTACAATCTTTGGAATTATACAGATGATTTACTTTTGCTCAGTGATCGTTAACCcaagtgtcatcatttactcacactcttgtcaaaTCAAACCCGTGTGTCTTTCTTTCTACCgcagaacacaacataaaatattttgaagaatgttggcaactggcccccattcacttgcattggttgtgtttccatacaatagaagtgaataggtgctACCCCTGTTCAGtgaccaactttcttcaaaatatcttcttatgtgttctgcagaagaaggaaagtcacaCAAGTTcaaaaagacaagagggtgagtaaataatgacagaattttagtttttgggttCACTTAACTATCACGTTATAGTATTAGTCtctttgtattcattttaaagtattagAAATCATTATGTATGAAATTTAAGCCGCTGCATTCAATGTTTCTGTGACATGTGTCATTGGACGTTTGGAGAATACTTTGTCTTCTGTAATCGCACTGGTGGTCTTCAGGCCATGAGAAATATTGCTGGTGCAGGGTTTATTTTATGCTTACGGCATATTTAACTCAATCTTATATTCAAGGTACTTTAAaacataatgtaatatattatagTCCTAAAAATGCTGTTGCACCATGCAAGATGAGACTTGCATTCACACATTTGACTAAACACTATAATGGCCATATAGCCATTAAGCACTTACTGAAACACTTTAATAGTGTACTATGAGATCCAAAGCTCTGTACAGTACCTTACTTTTCATGATTGTTAATGTGtccaacacaaataaaatattcttattgttttcattgttcTTATATTGACTCACTAAAGCTTTGTGTGACTCATCTATCCAGTTATTTATTTGTAGCTCTcgtggaattaaaaaaaaaacattccaacaTGTTATCCCTGTACAGCCATCAACTACTTAATGACATATCCATGATACATTCTTACAGATATATCTTTAATACATACTTCATAATAGTACAAATATAGTTATTTCATAACTTTTTCCATCTTAATTGGTAACTTGCCTCTTTCCCAAAACATCTAGAATATGGGACACTTGTAGCCATTCATATTATGCAGCTAGTGTGGTTGTCAGATGATCATAGTATCAGATCATAGTATAGACCCACTGACCAATGGGTTAGTGCAAAAATATAAACTGCAGTGTGAAaagcagtgagcaaacaaacacagccaaACTTCCGTCAGCCGATTAAAGCGGCATTGATGGGCAGGGTCTTTATCCCGCTGGCTCTTCGTTGTTAAGCTCTCGAGTGCAGGAATATCCGCCCCCCTTTTGAATTTGGGGAAGTATGGGATATGAGAAACCCACCCTAATCCCACTAACGAAATAGCTTGACATTAACTGGaaaagtgtttatataatataaaatggacaaataataagaaatatcttATCAGTtctttttagttgttttaaaatgttgttcaatgcttatttttctcattttaaattattagtcATCCAGAGGTCCCCTTGGAAGTCAGCTGGGGCCTCGGCCTCCCTGTTGAGAACTATTGATGTATAGACTATAggcaaaatgaataaacaaaatccTTTGGTTTATAGCTAGTGCAATATAAATGGCCCTTTTAATCGATTTAACATCCATGCAAGAAATGTTCTGATCACCGTCTCCCCTAAAAAAACACGTTAAAAACCAATACTGTCTGTCTTTTATACGAAAATTAAATCCTGTGCTGCAAGTATTCGTATAGGGTCCTGCGGATGTTATTCGAATGCAGACCTCTCGAAAGGCCTAGAAAGCACTCCACCCTAAATACAAACCCTTTCAGGTTAgatgtaaactgtaaaatatagtTAATCAAGGCTTTAAAAAGAAGGCTTAAATTTCCTAAACTGGCCTTAGAAGAGTCATATTAGacttaaatatatttcacaGGTCAATTTCGTCTATTAACCTTTTCTAATGaacatatttgtgttttcttacTTTGCATCTTTGCTCCCCCTGTTGGTGACCTTTCGAACTGCTCATAAAAAGATACTGTAGCCCATGGTTAAAAAATACACCCTTTTGAATcgttctttttttcatttacccAGTTTAAGCAAAATGTAGAAAAAGGtcacaattcttattttttaaaccatatttgcttttttattttgacaaagaaataaataaaatgtcatgtttttataaaacgaATATGGAATAAACGTAACGTTATCGTCTGTTGGTATGGACACAAATATAGGCATAATAATTGTTACAGTTATCTTATATCCTAAATGTATCCCTCTATGCATAGAACCTTTCCGTCTGAAatcagtgtgtcatttttccaGAAATTCTTAACTTTTTCCGCGGGGAGTGCACAAATTTACACAGGGAGTGGGAGGACAAGGCTGATACCGAAAGCTTGGCGGACATAGCAACAGGAACTTAGGGGGGCTTAGGGGGCGGGCTTTTGCGAAGGGTCAATTTCTTCACTAACCACCAGGGGAAGACTAAAGCCTTTACGATCGATTAACCTTAACCCCTGCATCATTGAAGAGATCTGTAcgaactatttatatttaatatatcttCACACTTTCATAAAAGAGAGTGCACCAGACTATCGCTGTAATTGAATACATTAGTCCATTGTTATACGTACTACTTTATTTCCGGTCGACACGGAAGCTTTCCTCGCTGTGTACTGCTGTCAACATGGCGGTGAATCTCACTGAATTGGCTCTTCCACAATTAGAGGGTTTGAAAACTCAGCTTGACCAGGTATTTGCGCTATAATTACAACCACGACCGATTTCACTTTAAACTATAACATGCTCTGATATTTTTTATGTCCGTAGTTTTCTAACTTGCACGCAATGGACGTCATGCTGTCAGAACGCATGCTGCTAGTAGCATTACATCTGTTTTAGTGAAGCGAATAACCCTCTTTTAATGACCATTATGTCAATGAATTTGAGGGCATATAGGCTGAATTCATAGACCTAGGTGAGATTACCCTATAGTTTCATGTAGGAAACATGTAAGCTATCTCTATTTAGTAGTAATATTGTATTCTAATGTTTGTAATACGGAACGGATTCACAAACATTACTGTATACTGGCCCGTGTCTTTCCTCTTTTTTAATTAGATCGACtcgttttatttgtttcttttctaaatTCATTCGTGCTATGttaacaaatctttttttcttctagGAAACAGAGTTCCTGTCATCATCCATAGGTCAGCTAAAGGTAGTTCAAACAAAATATGTGGAGGCAAAAGACAGTTTGAATGTTCTTACTAAGAATAATGAAGGTGAGTTTAATGAGATGCGTTTTGTTAATTCTGCCTGAATCTCATAATCTGTTGATTTACCTGTTTCTGTCCTTTTTGTCGCAGGAAAAGAACTGCTTGTCCCTCTCACCAGTTCTGTATCCTCTTAATAGTCgccttttaaatgtaattttaacatCAACGTCCAAAAAATTAGAATCACTTgaggtgtttgtgtgatttgtgttatTGTTAGTTTTTCCCTTAACTATCTTATTACAGATGTATGTACCTGGAAAGCTGCATGATGTAGACAATGTCTTAGTAGATATTGGAACAGGTTACTTTGTAGAGAAGGTAAGCAAAGATCTTATACATTATAGTTTCATTTAGCAAATAATTTGGTACTATCATACTTTGCCATCACTGGACTTTCTAAAGTATATTTTCTGCTGATTTTCTTTCTTGctgtcttttatttattcagagaGTAGAGGATGGGAAAGAGTTCTTTAAACGTAAAATTGACTTTCTTACAAAGCAAATTGAGAAAATTCAGCCTGCCCTTCAAGAAAAACAT
This DNA window, taken from Triplophysa dalaica isolate WHDGS20190420 chromosome 6, ASM1584641v1, whole genome shotgun sequence, encodes the following:
- the pfdn5 gene encoding prefoldin subunit 5, translating into MAVNLTELALPQLEGLKTQLDQETEFLSSSIGQLKVVQTKYVEAKDSLNVLTKNNEGKELLVPLTSSMYVPGKLHDVDNVLVDIGTGYFVEKRVEDGKEFFKRKIDFLTKQIEKIQPALQEKHGMKQAVVEVMNMKLQQLHSQQASQSATIKA